One stretch of Rhizobium rhizoryzae DNA includes these proteins:
- a CDS encoding type II and III secretion system protein family protein: MTSWKRIYRASAVASLSVCLALSDLAVLRSTDTAEAASDSIVRISESGKGVHKRLKLGLNKALVVDLPQDAHDILVADPALADAVTRTSRRIYLFGKSVGQTNIFIFGPGGQEIVSLDLEVERDIDGLQANLRRFLPESDIKVEIVSDNIVLTGTVRTPQDAAQAEKLAQAFLKGGEATTRNRTASGGGNQQGVAIYAEERQTSQIVNLLTIQGEDQVTLKVTVAEVNRQVLKQLGFNGSVQTTGSSASGGISFANPVNLGNAAAVGGLGGVVGSIGTTAISTYVNAMEQAGVMRTLAEPSLTAISGQQAKFYVGGEFRLAGQQEVSLDTTTNRPTVSRSLETVNYGVELNFKPVVLSAGRIALNIETNVSEPTYEGSATTGNGSSLSVPGNTYLSIRKREASTSVELPSGGSIVIAGLVQDNVRQAMSGLPGISKVPVLGTLFRSKDFIRNETELVIIATPYLVRPVARNQLARPDDNFNPENDAAMYFLNRVNKIYGRKDPVPAAPYHGAVGFIYK, translated from the coding sequence GTGACATCCTGGAAAAGAATTTACAGAGCCTCCGCAGTCGCTTCCTTGAGCGTCTGCCTTGCCCTATCGGATCTGGCGGTTCTCCGGTCGACGGATACCGCCGAAGCCGCTTCGGACAGTATCGTGCGGATCTCGGAATCGGGGAAGGGCGTGCACAAGCGGCTGAAGCTTGGCCTGAACAAGGCCTTGGTCGTTGATCTGCCGCAGGATGCGCATGACATCCTTGTTGCCGATCCTGCCTTGGCCGACGCGGTGACAAGAACGTCACGCCGGATCTATCTGTTCGGAAAGTCGGTCGGCCAGACGAATATCTTCATCTTTGGCCCCGGGGGCCAAGAGATCGTCAGCCTGGATCTGGAAGTCGAGCGCGATATCGATGGTCTTCAGGCTAATTTGCGGCGTTTTCTACCCGAATCCGATATCAAGGTCGAAATCGTCTCGGACAACATCGTGTTGACCGGTACTGTCCGCACGCCGCAGGATGCCGCGCAGGCGGAAAAGCTGGCGCAGGCCTTCCTCAAGGGTGGTGAAGCAACGACGAGAAATCGCACCGCTTCGGGCGGCGGTAATCAGCAGGGTGTCGCGATCTATGCCGAAGAACGCCAGACATCCCAGATCGTTAACCTTTTGACCATTCAGGGTGAGGATCAGGTAACGCTGAAGGTCACTGTTGCCGAGGTCAACCGGCAGGTGCTGAAGCAACTGGGCTTCAATGGTTCGGTGCAGACGACGGGCAGCTCGGCCAGCGGTGGCATCTCGTTTGCCAATCCGGTCAACCTTGGCAACGCGGCGGCAGTTGGCGGCCTGGGTGGCGTCGTCGGTTCGATCGGAACCACCGCGATCTCGACCTATGTCAATGCTATGGAACAGGCAGGCGTCATGCGAACGCTCGCGGAGCCCAGCCTCACAGCGATCTCCGGTCAGCAGGCTAAGTTCTACGTCGGTGGCGAATTCCGACTGGCAGGCCAGCAGGAGGTGTCGCTGGATACCACGACGAACCGTCCTACGGTTTCGCGGAGCCTCGAGACCGTCAATTATGGAGTCGAGCTGAACTTCAAGCCGGTCGTTCTCTCGGCCGGACGCATTGCCCTCAATATCGAGACCAATGTTTCCGAGCCCACATACGAAGGTTCTGCGACGACCGGCAACGGCTCCTCGCTCTCTGTACCGGGCAACACTTACCTTTCGATCCGCAAGCGCGAGGCATCGACATCCGTCGAACTCCCATCGGGTGGTTCGATCGTGATTGCCGGTCTTGTTCAGGACAATGTCCGCCAGGCCATGTCCGGATTGCCGGGTATCTCAAAAGTGCCGGTATTGGGCACGCTTTTCCGCAGCAAGGATTTCATCCGCAACGAGACGGAACTTGTCATCATCGCGACGCCGTATCTGGTGCGCCCGGTTGCCCGCAATCAGCTTGCGCGCCCGGATGACAACTTCAATCCCGAAAACGATGCCGCAATGTATTTCCTCAACCGCGTCAACAAGATCTACGGACGAAAAGATCCCGTTCCGGCCGCTCCCTACCATGGCGCCGTTGGTTTCATCTATAAGTGA
- the cpaB gene encoding Flp pilus assembly protein CpaB, with protein sequence MKPARLIILTVAVVAAGLAGMLALRLSGEKTVVETPLEVIRKEPTTNVLVSSANLPVGARLNEKSIHWMAWPEGGVVEGFITESARPKAIEELNGAIVRLPLFAGEPVRAEKVADSSNRIMSSILPSGKRAVATEISVATGAGGFVLPNDRVDVIMVRKNEQGSYSTENVLNNIRVLAIDQRIEQKEDGSQAVIGTTATLELTPDQARVIAVAQQMADRLTLSLRSIADVQDSDTQFADHLLAGGGKGEVQIIKSGSIVNMNTTGSVQR encoded by the coding sequence ATGAAACCCGCCCGTCTGATCATTCTTACCGTCGCTGTGGTTGCAGCCGGCCTTGCCGGTATGCTGGCCTTGAGGCTGTCAGGTGAGAAGACTGTTGTCGAGACGCCGTTGGAGGTCATCCGCAAGGAGCCGACAACCAATGTCTTGGTCTCATCGGCCAATCTTCCTGTCGGGGCACGCCTCAATGAAAAATCGATCCACTGGATGGCCTGGCCGGAAGGCGGCGTGGTGGAAGGCTTCATCACCGAGAGCGCAAGGCCAAAGGCGATTGAGGAACTGAACGGCGCCATCGTGCGCCTTCCGCTGTTTGCGGGCGAGCCGGTTCGCGCCGAAAAGGTAGCGGATTCATCCAATCGGATCATGTCGTCCATTCTTCCCAGTGGCAAGCGCGCTGTCGCGACCGAAATTTCCGTCGCGACCGGCGCTGGCGGTTTCGTGCTTCCGAACGACCGCGTCGATGTCATCATGGTTCGCAAGAACGAGCAGGGCAGCTACTCCACCGAAAACGTTCTCAACAACATCCGGGTTCTGGCGATCGATCAGCGCATCGAGCAGAAGGAAGACGGATCGCAGGCGGTCATCGGCACGACCGCGACTCTGGAACTTACTCCCGATCAGGCGCGCGTCATTGCGGTCGCGCAGCAGATGGCAGACCGCCTGACGCTGTCGTTGCGATCCATTGCCGACGTGCAGGACTCGGACACGCAATTTGCTGACCATTTGCTGGCCGGTGGCGGAAAGGGCGAGGTGCAGATCATCAAATCAGGCTCCATCGTCAATATGAACACCACCGGCTCGGTCCAGCGTTAA
- a CDS encoding A24 family peptidase, with the protein MVLFLSAVVYAAVSDLFSMKIPNALCLALIILFIPAAWLSDMSAAAIGYSLGVAVAVFAVCFLLFVLNVMGGGDAKLLTALALWFGLTPALLVFLVNVAFAGGVLTLAILAIRWKSHLVTDRGVWLPASLTTAKKIPYGIAIAAGALMAMPQAPIFLTAS; encoded by the coding sequence ATGGTACTTTTCTTGTCGGCTGTCGTTTACGCAGCTGTCAGTGATCTCTTCTCCATGAAAATTCCGAACGCATTATGCTTGGCGCTCATCATCCTATTCATTCCAGCCGCTTGGCTTTCTGATATGTCCGCGGCCGCGATAGGCTACTCCCTCGGAGTGGCCGTCGCGGTTTTCGCGGTTTGTTTTCTGCTCTTCGTGCTGAACGTGATGGGTGGCGGCGATGCAAAGCTGCTCACGGCACTCGCGCTCTGGTTCGGCCTGACACCGGCTCTCCTGGTCTTCCTTGTCAATGTGGCGTTTGCTGGCGGGGTTCTAACCCTCGCCATACTCGCAATCCGTTGGAAATCTCATTTGGTGACCGATCGCGGTGTCTGGCTACCCGCATCGCTGACCACGGCAAAAAAGATACCCTATGGGATAGCGATTGCTGCCGGTGCGCTCATGGCCATGCCGCAGGCGCCGATCTTTTTGACGGCTTCTTGA
- a CDS encoding Flp family type IVb pilin, translating into MSKIFARFVKEESGATAIEYGLIAALISVALIAGASALGNKLNNQFTNISTYLDKASK; encoded by the coding sequence ATGTCCAAGATTTTCGCACGTTTCGTAAAGGAAGAGTCGGGTGCAACGGCCATCGAATATGGTCTGATCGCCGCCCTGATTTCGGTTGCCCTCATTGCTGGCGCCAGCGCGCTCGGTAACAAGCTGAACAACCAGTTCACTAACATTTCCACATACCTGGATAAGGCTTCCAAGTAA
- a CDS encoding pilus assembly protein N-terminal domain-containing protein, whose product MPSKLLAALLAAISFAVPATAFCEDAGGLMRVYMNQARILKLDRPVSKVIVGNAQVADATVADPQTIVLTGRSYGATNLVLLDAEGNAIADERVIVSIDEGNTVRVFRQTDRAVLSCTPNCEQHSASNGASGATNGTAGN is encoded by the coding sequence ATGCCGTCGAAATTGCTGGCCGCGCTTCTGGCCGCCATCTCTTTTGCTGTTCCTGCCACGGCCTTCTGCGAGGACGCTGGTGGACTCATGCGTGTCTATATGAATCAGGCACGCATTCTGAAGCTCGATCGGCCGGTCAGCAAGGTCATCGTCGGGAATGCTCAAGTGGCGGATGCGACGGTCGCCGACCCGCAGACAATCGTTCTGACGGGGCGCTCCTATGGCGCCACGAATCTTGTTCTCCTTGATGCGGAAGGCAACGCAATTGCCGATGAACGCGTCATTGTATCGATTGACGAAGGCAACACAGTACGCGTGTTCCGCCAGACAGATCGCGCCGTTCTTTCCTGTACGCCGAACTGTGAGCAGCACTCCGCCAGCAATGGCGCCAGCGGCGCGACGAATGGCACCGCTGGAAACTAA
- a CDS encoding TadE/TadG family type IV pilus assembly protein produces the protein MCEDHGSRPTISAQAPRQSPRRRFWRSQDGAAAIEFAILAIPYFMIIFAIIETFVAYTAEQVIGNATDTLARQLRTGQITAGLGRTTDKNQTQFRQLFCDEISIMISCSATEIATPTQLYLDVRSFATFALVPTAIPRKSTSTYADLDPTSFGYSPGGPKSINIVRAYYRWQIITDLIRPYVTNIRPADGSLPTDFLIVATAAFQNEDYP, from the coding sequence ATGTGTGAGGATCACGGATCCCGGCCCACCATTTCGGCCCAGGCACCGCGACAAAGCCCCCGACGGCGGTTCTGGCGATCGCAGGATGGCGCCGCGGCGATTGAGTTTGCCATTCTGGCCATTCCTTACTTCATGATCATCTTTGCAATCATTGAGACCTTCGTTGCCTACACGGCAGAACAGGTGATCGGCAATGCGACCGACACGCTGGCGAGACAGTTGCGAACTGGTCAGATCACGGCGGGTCTTGGCCGAACGACGGACAAGAACCAGACGCAGTTCCGTCAATTGTTCTGCGACGAGATCTCCATCATGATCTCGTGCTCTGCGACCGAGATCGCGACACCGACGCAACTTTATCTCGATGTCCGCAGCTTCGCGACCTTCGCTCTTGTGCCAACAGCAATCCCGCGAAAATCGACGAGCACCTACGCGGATCTGGACCCGACAAGCTTCGGCTATAGCCCGGGCGGACCGAAATCAATCAATATCGTGCGTGCCTATTACCGCTGGCAGATCATCACGGATCTTATCCGGCCTTATGTCACAAACATCAGGCCCGCAGACGGATCGCTTCCAACCGATTTCCTGATCGTTGCCACCGCAGCTTTCCAGAACGAGGATTACCCATGA
- a CDS encoding TadE/TadG family type IV pilus assembly protein has product MRIFGGNRIGTKAAEAARFGGIILPLRRLLADRRGVGAVEFAIIAPILIAIYITCFELTMGLSVSKRVTKATGTIADLVTQQTSVTKLYLASMIDVSKAIFVPYNTSTTNLKLKVTGISVDSTGTPKVAWSWDQGGGRPYAVGATVTDVPTELKTANSFLVRSELSVPHELFMLMPVLSSETRSITISRSYFYRQRMGDSITCSDC; this is encoded by the coding sequence ATGAGGATCTTCGGAGGAAACCGTATCGGCACAAAGGCAGCAGAAGCAGCCCGTTTTGGCGGGATCATCCTGCCACTGCGTCGACTGCTGGCCGACCGGCGCGGCGTCGGGGCGGTGGAGTTTGCCATCATCGCGCCGATCCTGATCGCGATCTACATCACCTGTTTCGAGCTGACGATGGGCCTCAGCGTCTCCAAGCGGGTGACGAAGGCAACAGGCACGATCGCGGACCTTGTCACGCAGCAGACGAGCGTGACGAAGCTTTACCTCGCAAGCATGATCGACGTCAGCAAGGCGATCTTCGTTCCCTACAATACCAGTACGACCAACCTGAAGCTGAAGGTTACGGGTATCTCGGTCGATTCCACGGGAACGCCTAAGGTCGCTTGGTCCTGGGACCAGGGCGGCGGCAGGCCTTATGCTGTCGGCGCGACAGTGACGGACGTGCCCACCGAATTGAAGACGGCGAACTCGTTTCTTGTGCGGTCGGAACTTTCCGTACCCCATGAGCTGTTCATGCTGATGCCGGTTCTCTCGTCCGAAACAAGGTCCATCACAATCTCCCGCAGCTACTTCTACCGCCAGAGAATGGGCGATTCCATCACCTGCAGCGATTGCTGA
- a CDS encoding phosphopentomutase, whose protein sequence is MARAFLFVLDSFGIGGARDADRYGDLGADTLGHIAEYCAGGAADRKGLREGPLKLPNMSALGLLHAAKLSTGAFPTGMPVPEKLYGLYGAASEVSRGKDTPSGHWEIAGVPVTFNWGYFPTEGDAFSPELVEAICREAEVPGILGNCHASGTEIIAQWGEEHIRTGKPICYTSSDSVFQIAAHETHFGLERLLKLCETVRTLLDPLNIGRVIARPFIGESASTFERTGNRRDFSVLPPEPTLLDRLVEAGRSVHAVGKIGDIFAHQGVSRIIKANGNMALMDATLSVIDEAQDGDLVFTNFVDFDMLYGHRRDVPGYAAALEAFDARLGEVSRKLGPGDLLILTADHGCDPTWRGTDHTRERVPVLAFGQGLGSRTIGIRGTYADIGETIAAHLGIPAGKHGRSFL, encoded by the coding sequence ATGGCGCGTGCTTTTCTTTTTGTTCTGGATTCCTTCGGCATAGGCGGTGCGCGCGACGCAGATCGCTATGGAGATCTTGGGGCAGACACCCTCGGCCACATTGCCGAATACTGCGCAGGCGGAGCCGCAGACCGAAAAGGCCTGCGCGAAGGGCCGCTGAAGCTTCCGAACATGTCGGCACTCGGGCTGCTCCATGCGGCCAAGCTGTCGACGGGCGCCTTTCCGACAGGGATGCCGGTTCCGGAAAAGCTTTACGGGCTCTATGGCGCAGCAAGCGAAGTATCGCGCGGCAAAGACACACCATCCGGCCATTGGGAAATTGCAGGCGTGCCTGTGACGTTCAACTGGGGTTATTTTCCGACGGAAGGCGACGCTTTCTCTCCCGAACTGGTTGAGGCTATCTGTCGAGAGGCAGAAGTTCCGGGCATTCTTGGCAATTGCCATGCCTCGGGAACGGAGATCATCGCGCAATGGGGCGAAGAGCACATCCGCACCGGCAAGCCGATCTGCTACACCTCCTCCGATTCGGTATTCCAGATCGCCGCGCATGAGACCCATTTTGGACTCGAGCGACTGTTGAAACTGTGCGAAACCGTTCGAACCCTGCTGGATCCGCTTAATATCGGGCGCGTGATCGCAAGGCCCTTCATTGGCGAAAGTGCTTCAACTTTCGAGCGGACCGGGAACCGCCGGGATTTTTCCGTTCTTCCACCAGAACCCACCTTGCTGGACCGGCTTGTCGAAGCAGGGCGCAGCGTTCACGCCGTCGGCAAAATCGGAGACATTTTTGCTCATCAGGGTGTCTCCCGTATCATCAAGGCAAATGGCAACATGGCCCTGATGGATGCGACACTCAGCGTTATCGATGAGGCTCAGGACGGCGATCTCGTCTTCACCAATTTCGTCGATTTCGACATGCTCTATGGCCATCGACGCGATGTCCCCGGCTATGCCGCTGCACTGGAGGCTTTCGATGCACGACTTGGCGAAGTCAGCCGCAAGCTGGGTCCGGGCGATCTTCTGATCCTGACCGCGGACCATGGTTGTGACCCGACCTGGCGCGGAACTGATCATACGCGCGAAAGGGTTCCGGTTCTGGCCTTCGGGCAGGGGCTGGGCTCACGAACCATCGGCATTCGCGGCACCTATGCCGATATCGGCGAAACGATTGCTGCGCATCTCGGCATTCCGGCAGGCAAACACGGACGGAGCTTCCTGTGA
- a CDS encoding adenosine deaminase, with amino-acid sequence MTHHLLKAEIHCHIEGAAPPTLAIAQARRYGVDPFSFMAGDTYAWNDFAEFIKAYDRVAALFRTEADYALLTETYLTELAAINTIYSEIIVSPDHGDRIGLGADAYLAGICQGIHSAREKTGIETRIIVTGERHFGPESVVKAARYAAASRNPLITGFNLAGEERMNRVADYAPAFDIAREAGLGLTIHAGEVCGAFSVTDALDHIHPARIGHGVRSIEDPSLIERLVHEQVVLEVCPGSNVALNVFPSFDSHPLPRLIEAGVRVCINSDDPPFFRTSLAQEYEIASTIMRLTDHQINVMTRTALESAFVDASTRTALLARFDQSVEDTAGDGGSNSG; translated from the coding sequence GTGACACATCATCTCCTGAAGGCAGAGATCCACTGCCACATCGAGGGCGCTGCGCCGCCCACCCTCGCCATTGCACAGGCGCGGCGGTATGGCGTCGATCCCTTCAGTTTCATGGCGGGAGATACTTACGCGTGGAACGACTTCGCCGAGTTCATCAAGGCCTACGATCGGGTTGCCGCCCTGTTTCGCACCGAGGCCGATTATGCCCTGCTGACCGAGACTTATCTGACCGAACTGGCAGCCATCAACACAATCTATAGCGAAATCATCGTTTCGCCGGACCATGGAGACCGCATCGGCCTTGGGGCGGACGCCTATCTGGCAGGCATATGCCAGGGCATTCATTCGGCACGGGAAAAGACGGGCATCGAAACACGTATTATTGTCACGGGCGAGCGTCACTTTGGTCCCGAGAGCGTCGTCAAGGCCGCCCGCTATGCGGCAGCAAGCCGCAACCCGCTCATCACTGGCTTCAATCTGGCCGGTGAAGAGCGGATGAACCGCGTGGCAGATTATGCGCCAGCCTTCGATATCGCGCGGGAGGCCGGGCTCGGTCTCACCATTCACGCGGGCGAGGTCTGCGGTGCCTTCAGCGTAACCGATGCTCTGGATCACATTCATCCGGCCCGCATCGGTCACGGCGTTCGCTCGATCGAGGATCCCTCTCTCATCGAACGGCTGGTCCATGAACAGGTGGTCCTGGAAGTCTGCCCCGGCTCCAACGTAGCGTTGAATGTGTTTCCAAGCTTTGACAGCCATCCCTTGCCGCGACTGATTGAGGCGGGCGTGCGAGTCTGCATCAACTCTGACGATCCGCCGTTTTTCCGCACATCGCTGGCACAGGAATATGAGATCGCATCCACCATCATGAGACTGACCGATCACCAGATCAACGTGATGACGCGCACGGCGCTGGAATCGGCATTCGTGGACGCGTCCACCAGGACAGCTCTTCTCGCACGGTTTGATCAATCCGTGGAAGACACGGCTGGGGATGGCGGCTCAAACAGCGGTTGA
- the upp gene encoding uracil phosphoribosyltransferase, giving the protein MDGVTVINHPLVQHKLTIMRRKETSTSSFRRLLREISTLLCYEVTRDLELTMETIETPLTEMQSPILEGKKLVFASILRAGNGLLEGMLELVPAARVSHVGVYRDHETLEAVEYYFKAPENLAERLVIVVDPMLATGNSSIAAIEKLKERGAKNLRFLCLLAAPEGIKNFQEAHPDVPIFTASIDSHLNEKGYIMPGLGDAGDRMYGTK; this is encoded by the coding sequence ATGGACGGCGTGACAGTCATCAATCATCCTCTGGTGCAGCACAAGCTGACCATCATGCGGCGCAAGGAAACCTCGACTTCGAGTTTTCGCCGGTTGCTTCGCGAGATCTCGACTCTCCTCTGCTATGAGGTGACGCGCGATCTCGAGCTGACGATGGAAACAATCGAAACGCCGCTTACAGAGATGCAGTCGCCGATCCTGGAAGGCAAGAAGCTTGTCTTCGCCTCCATTCTGCGGGCTGGCAATGGTCTTCTGGAAGGCATGCTGGAACTCGTGCCGGCTGCCCGCGTCTCCCATGTTGGCGTCTATCGCGACCACGAAACGCTTGAAGCCGTCGAATATTATTTCAAGGCTCCGGAGAATCTTGCAGAGCGCCTGGTCATCGTCGTCGACCCGATGCTGGCTACCGGCAATTCCTCCATTGCAGCTATCGAGAAGCTCAAGGAACGCGGCGCGAAGAACCTTCGCTTCCTGTGCCTGCTCGCAGCGCCGGAAGGCATCAAGAACTTCCAGGAAGCACATCCTGATGTGCCGATCTTCACCGCCTCCATCGACAGCCATCTGAACGAGAAGGGCTATATCATGCCAGGTCTCGGCGATGCCGGCGACCGCATGTACGGCACCAAGTAA
- a CDS encoding TIGR02281 family clan AA aspartic protease, with product MLRFVLLLSFVAAAASQIPYVMGLTRTSTASQEATLAMPPTSGKGAGITGGSGVTLSADARGHFQATFRLNGKPVEGLVDTGASSIAINETTAKRLGFSSNSLDYRYAISTANGSTKGALVRLDRVEIGSIRVTGVDAMVLKDDALSGTLIGMSFLKRLSSFQVADGSLKLVP from the coding sequence ATGCTGCGCTTCGTCCTCCTGTTAAGCTTTGTCGCCGCAGCCGCATCGCAGATCCCTTATGTGATGGGCCTTACCCGAACGTCCACTGCATCGCAGGAGGCCACGCTTGCTATGCCGCCCACGTCCGGGAAAGGAGCTGGTATCACCGGCGGCTCGGGCGTTACTCTCAGTGCCGATGCTCGCGGTCATTTTCAGGCGACCTTTCGCTTGAATGGCAAGCCTGTGGAGGGCTTGGTCGACACAGGCGCCTCTTCCATCGCCATTAACGAAACCACGGCAAAACGGCTCGGCTTCTCCAGCAATTCTCTGGACTACCGCTATGCCATCAGCACCGCCAACGGCTCGACCAAAGGCGCTCTGGTGCGCCTTGATAGGGTGGAGATCGGCAGCATCCGGGTCACTGGCGTCGATGCAATGGTTCTCAAGGATGATGCTCTCAGCGGCACACTGATCGGCATGAGTTTTCTGAAACGACTTTCGTCGTTTCAGGTCGCCGATGGTTCACTGAAGCTCGTTCCGTAA